One genomic window of Mus caroli chromosome 12, CAROLI_EIJ_v1.1, whole genome shotgun sequence includes the following:
- the Gsc gene encoding homeobox protein goosecoid: MPASMFSIDNILAARPRCKDAVLPVAPSAAAPVVFPALHGDSLYGAGGGTSTDYGAFYPRPVAPGGAGLPAAVGSSRLGYNSYFYGQLHVQAAPVGPACCGAVPPLGAQQCSCVPTPPGYEGPGSVLVSPVPHQMLPYMNVGTLSRTELQLLNQLHCRRKRRHRTIFTDEQLEALENLFQETKYPDVGTREQLARKVHLREEKVEVWFKNRRAKWRRQKRSSSEESENAEKWNKTSSKASPEKREEEGKSDLDSDS; this comes from the exons ATGCCCGCCAGCATGTTCAGCATCGACAACATCCTGGCCGCCCGGCCGCGCTGCAAAGACGCGGTGCTCCCGGTGGCGCCCAGCGCCGCGGCTCCGGTGGTCTTCCCGGCTCTGCACGGGGACTCGCTCTACGGCGCGGGTGGCGGCACCTCCACGGACTACGGCGCCTTCTACCCGCGTCCTGTGGCCCCCGGAGGCGCGGGCCTCCCGGCCGCTGTCGGCAGCTCCCGCCTGGGCTACAACAGCTACTTCTACGGGCAGTTGCACGTGCAGGCGGCGCCCGTGGGCCCGGCTTGCTGCGGGGCTGTGCCGCCGCTGGGCGCCCAGCAGTGCTCCTGCGTCCCGACGCCCCCAG gCTACGAGGGCCCTGGTTCTGTACTGGTGTCTCCGGTACCGCACCAGATGCTGCCCTACATGAACGTGGGCACGCTGTCGCGCACCGAGCTGCAGCTGCTCAACCAGCTGCACTGTCGGCGGAAGCGGCGGCACCGCACCATCTTCACCGACGAGCAGCTCGAAGCCCTGGAGAACCTCTTCCAGGAGACGAAGTACCCAGACGTGGGCACTCGGGAGCAGCTGGCCCGGAAGGTGCACCTCcgggaggagaaggtggag GTCTGGTTTAAGAACCGCCGAGCCAAGTGGAGACGACAGAAGCGATCTTCCTCGGAGGAGTCAGAAAACGCCGAGAAGTGGAACAAGACGTCCTCAAAAGCCTCAccggagaagagggaagaggaaggtaAAAGCGATTTGGACTCGGACAGCTGA